TAATTTTGCTCACTATGGCTATTACGACGCAACAGCAGTTCGACATGAAGGCACTGCGCAGCCTACTACGAGAGGTTTTGTCGTTACCTAGTGGTGCTGTACGACCGAGCTATCAGGCTGGGCCCTCCGGCACTGAACCCTGTGTGATTGTTTCTGTGCTGACTTCGGTTGAAATCGGCACCACTCGACGAGAGTTTGATGGCGCACATGAAATAGAGCGCTTAAGCACTGCACGGCTGACCACCGTATCGATTGAAGCCTTTGGCAATAACGCCTACGCACTGATGCAAACGCTCACGACACTGTTACAAGCCAGCTCGACTCAGTCCATGCTGCGCACCCGCTTAAACGCCGGTTTAGTCACCCTCTCGCCGTTACGCGATTTAACCACGGTGATGGGCTCAGGACCTGAAGAGCGCGCTCAGTTTGATGCCACTTTCTCGCATACCCATATCGTCGACATTGAGCAGCACCGGATTGAGCACGCCTCCGTTCTGACTCGCTCAAACATTTAATTTTTGGAGAATTTATATGGCTACTTCGCTGCCTCTTAGTGAAATTATCAATGTTCAATTGAACGTCCAACCCCTCGCCCCGAGCCGACGGGATTTTGGCGTGTTGAATCTGATGACCCCTGAAGCCGGTCAGGTGTTTAACGATGCCCATACGCTGTATGCTGAATATGCGAATGCCAACAGCGTTGAGCAAGCGTTTGGCAGCCATAGCACCACCGCTCAGGCCGCTCGCCTCTTCTTTGCTCAAACCCCACGCCCTAAACGCCTGGTGGTTTCGCGCTGGGTCCGTATTAAACGCACGTTAGCGGCCACTCACTCTAAACTCTATGGCGGACCGATGACCGCCACGTTAGAACAACTCAAAGCGATCTCTGTCGGCTATTTCTCGATTAAGGTCGGTTCCTCTCTTAAAAACTACTCCAAAATCAATCTCTCTAGCGCCAATACGCATGAAGAAATAGCAACCCTGATCACCGCTAAGACCTCCGCCGATAAACTCACCGTGCGTTGGGATAGTACAGGGCACCGCTTTATCGTCGAAGCGGATCAAGCCGGCGCAAGTCGCACATTAAGTTTAATGAACAGCGATGGGCAGCCGCTGACGGTAAGTAGCTCGCCCTCTTATTTGGGCACTCTACTCAAATTGGATAGCGCGGATGCCTATTCAGTCGCCGGCACCGATGCGGTCACCCTTGAAGCGCAGTCTCTCACCGAAGCACTCTCACAGCTTGAGGCCCGCTTTAATCACTGGTATGCCCTTAACATTCTTCACCCCTTAACTGATGTCCAAATCAAAGAGGTGGCGAATTGGGTGCTCGCTGCCGATAAAAAGATTTTGGGGTTGACGACTTCCAACCCTCAGCACCTGGAACCCAATTTTTTAAATGTATTTAAGCAGTTGGCCGATCAGAAGAATGAACGCGTCGTCGCTTTGTATGACAAAGATAATCCCCATGCGGTCTTAAGCTGGCTCGCACGCGCTTTATCGGTGAACTTCGCGGGGAATAACACGACGATCACGATGAAGTTCAAGCAACTTCCTGGCGTCACCCCGCATCCGCTCACGCTCACTGAAGCCAGTCAATGCAAAGCCTTAGGGATCAACTATTACACCTATTTCGATGAAACCGCGATGGTTGCCGAAGGGACGGTATTAGGCGGGCGCTTCTTTGATGAGGTGCACAGCCTCGATTGGTTTGTTGATGCCGTGCAAAAAGAAGTCATCGCTACGTTACATCGCAGTCCTACGAAGATTCCGCTCTCCGACGCAGGCACGCATCAGCTCTTAGCGGCCGTTGAAAGCGTCTGCCGCGAAGGCGTGCGCAATGGCGCGTTTGCCGCAGGGGTGTGGCGGGGTGATCCGTTTGGGCATTGTCACACCGGCGAACGGCTTGAAGAGGGCTTTTATGTCTGGGTCGATACCGTCGATCGCCTCTCCAGCAGTGACCGTGAAGCCCGCAAAGCACCCCCGATTCAGGTGGCGCTCAAACTCGCTGGCGCGATTCATGCCGCTGACATTCTTGTTAATTTTGATCGTTAATTCCTATGAGTACTATTTTTAGTCCCCGTGACGTCTCTGTTTTAATCAATGGCGTGCGCCTCGCCGATTGGAGCGACGGCAACGATGTGATTCAGGCTAAATTGAATGCCGATGCTGGCAGCTACACGATGGGCGCGAATGGCACCGGCGTATTTATTGCGAATCCCGATCAATCCGGCACGCTCACCCTCAAAATCAAGCAACATAGCCCAGACAATCACTATCTGGATCGCCTCTTTAAACAGCAGCGCTCAACCCTTAAAACCTTCACGCCGATGACGCTCTCCATTGTGGATTTACTCAATGATGACAAAGTCAGCGGCCTCAATGGCTATTTCACGACCTCACCCGACTATACGCGAGGCATGGGCCATAACGCGGTCACCTGGACGCTGGTGTTTGAACAACTCACGATTACTTTAGAAAAAGGATTGGCTCGCTCATGAACACGCATCAATTCGAACTGGATAGCATCACGTATCGCATGACGCCCGCGAACGCGATGGCGGGCTGGACCGCTTTAAAACAAGCCGGCAAATTACTCGAAGGGATTAAGGTTTCCCAAGAGAGTCATCTTGAAATCGGCACGCTCTTAGCTCATTTAGGCAGTCCGCAAGTGGCTGAGATCGAACGTCTGATTTATGAACATACGACTGTTCAAGCCAATCAAGATAAACCTTTTAGGCTCGCCCATCAGCTTGAGACCCATTTTAATCAGCACCGCTCGCACCTCATTCGCATTTTGCTGGAAGGCTGTAAGGTGCAATTCGCCGATTTTTTCAAAGGGGGCGCTTGGAACAGTCTAAGCGCCCTCATGCCCACTCCGGTTCAGACCTAGTTGACTGGTTTATTTGGCTGCCCATCATGCGCCAATTCTGCACCCTGAATGAACTGCGTTCTGTGTATACGTTGTCTGACTTGGTCGAGTTTCATCAGACCATAGCGCAGTGGGACACCATTCAAACCAAACTGACTCAAAACACCCATGGTCGTTGATGAATTTCTCTTTAAGCTCGGCGTCGTAGCCGATTTGAATCAGGCTAAACAGTTCCGTAACACCTTGTCTGATGTCGCCCGCAAAGCTTCGGTAGCCTCTGCCGCTGTGGGCGCATTGGCCGGAGGCCTCACCGCTTTCTTTGCCAAAGCGTTGAACGGCCTCAATACGCTGAATCAAGCGGCACGCGAAACCGGCGTTAGCGCTGAATATTTGCAGCAGCTCGGCTTTGCTGCGGCGCAAAATGGCGCTTCTCTTGAAGCCGCCACGGCCTCCGTGCGCGGACTCTCTAAAGTCATTGGCGAGGCGGCCGATGGCATAGGTCGGGGCGCACGCGCCTTTGAGCATTACGGCCTCTCAGCTAAAAACGCCAATGGTTCGATTAAATCCGTCACGCAGATGATGGGTGAATTGCAAAAAAAAATGCAACGCCTCTCTGATCCTCAACGCAGCGCCTTTTTACAAAAGATGGGCATTGATGCGGCGATGGTGCAAACGCTACGCCTATCCAAAGCTGAACTGCACGAGCTGATGCAAGAAGCGCACGATTTAGGCATTGCGACCCAAGAGCAAGCTGATAGGGCTTCTGCCTGGGGGGACGCCATGGCCCGCGTAAATTGGATATTTAAATCTTTACGTACGCAAATTGCGTTGGGCCTAGCGCCTCAATTGCTTTTACTCGCGGATCGCTTTAAAGCCTTTTTGCTCCGTCATAAAGAACTCATTCGGGATGGACTGCGTCGATTCATTGACATCCTGTTTGCTGCCGTACAAGCGCTGGTTCATACAGGGTCTGCGATGGATTGCGTGATCCGCCATACGATCGGATGGAAAGCGGCTCTATGGGCATTGGTCGGTGTCTTAGCCTGGGTCAAGCGCGCAACGATGGCCGCCTTTATTGTTAATCCCGTTGCGTGGCTCGCTGCGGCTATCGCAGGGCTAATTGTCTTGATCGATGACTTGATGACCCATCTCCGAGGCGGTGAAGCCTCTTTGGCCAGATTTTGGGATTGGCTTGGAAACGGGATCAACTATGCCCAAGAAGCTTTTGCTCAATGCTGCAACTATTTAACTCGGTTTCAAAAGACGCTGGCGCAGGTAGCCAGCAAAATTAAAGCTCTTATCAATTCAACCTGGGCACAGCTCGATCAATTGATTCGTCAAACTTGGAAAAGCCTTTTAGCCAAAAGTACCGCACTTGTTGCCCGCCTTAAAACGCTATTTCTCTCGCTCTTGGAATCAGCTCGCACGCTATGGACGAATATCACGGATGGGATTGCATACGCTTTTGAAACCGCGTTCAATCGCGTACAGCGCGCCTGGGATAGCGTCTTTGGATGGATCTCTAAAGGCTGGGCTAAACTGCAAGCGAGCTTCCGTTGGATGGGCGAAAAACTGAATCTGACCCAGGGAATCGATATTGCTCAAGCCGTCAACCTGGCTTCGGCTTCCGCCCATCCAGCTGCGCATCAAAGTAACACTGTGACCCACCATACGACACATCATGCGCAGCGCACTCAGCAACAGACAGTCAATCAAGACATTAAAATTCATATCGCCTCTTCCGATCCCATCGCAGCAGGCCGCGCCACCGTGGATGCGCTGCGTCAACAGCGCATCGCCACGCATAATAGCCACAGTGCCGCCAAACTATGACGGTCTCGGTGCTACACCGCCGCATCGGCACCGTCACGCTGGATGCAACGCTCGCTGAGCAGCATCAGTCGGTTTTACGCATTTCTGAAAACCCGATTGAATCCGGTGCGCTGATTGCCGATCATGCGGCGCTGGAGCCAAAACAAATTACGATCACAGGCATTGTCACCGATTACCAGCCACCGATTACGCACCAGGCAGGAGTGAATCGCGCATTTTTGCGCCAAAGTCCCGACTTCTTTAATCAGCTCCCTTTGCCGACCGAAGTCAAAGCGGTCACGATGCAGGCCGCCTCGCGGATGCAGCGCGAACTAGGCTCGACACACGCCCTTCAGCAGTCAATCGCTGACAGCCTAGAGCAAGCGCGCCCTCTCGTTCCCTGGCTGCCAGCCTGGAGCGGAATCGATTCCAGCACAACGCAAGAGCGTGTGCAGCAAGTCTATGATGCCCTACTGGAATTACAACGGTCCATTGAGCCGATCGAGATTCTAACGGGCGCTAAGCTGTATTCCAATATGCTCCTCCAGTCCATCAGCCTAAATCAGATGCAAGATGGCATCGCTGAATTCACGATCACCTGTCGGGAGATTTTAATCGTATCGACACAATCGATCGCCGGCATTCAGCGCCAATCTGGCCGCGCCCGCAAGCAAGCCGCCGCTAAAACGCAAAAAGGCAAAGTGCAACTCCAGCCCGCCGATAAGAAGAAGTCTTTGCTGAAGCATCTATTGGGCTAAGCCATGCATCTCATCCCCATCGATTCCGCGCCGTATCAAGAAATGACGATTGCGTTTAAAGGGCATGCGTTGCGCCTCACGCTGCGCTACAACAGCCTCGCCGATTATTGGGCGATGGATGTCTTCGATTTAAAGCGGGATCGCTATACCGCCCAGGGGCTGCCGCTGGTTGTGGGTGTGCCGATTTTATGGCGCAGACCGGTTGAGTATTGTTTCATCCTCACCGATGAAAGCGGTATCGGCCTCGATCCAGTCGGCGGGGAAGATTTAGGCCAGCGCTGTTTCCTGTATATCGTTGATAAAATGCAGATTCCTCTATGAAACAATTTGGCCGACGCTATCAGTTGGCGCTGGGCAATCCACACGATGGGTTATTCATTGATGCGCTGCGCGTCTCCTTTGACATCACCAAAACCATTGACGCAAAGCCCAATCCCGCTCAAATCTGCATTTGGAATCTGAATCGCACGCATCTCAATCAGCTCTTAAGCGGCACGTTTAAACGGATCGCTTTATCTGTGGGCTATGCAGAGCTGCGCTTGCTCTATACCGGCGACATCCTTAAAGCCACTCTGCAACGCGATGGACTGGATTCTATTCTGGTGTTGGAGTGTGCGGATGGCGATACCGATTATCGTACTGCGCGTGTCTCGCTTACTTTGAAAGCGGGTACATCCGATCAACAGGCGATTCAGCAGCTTGCGCAATCGTTGGATCAAACCCAACTCGGTACGGTGGCTCAAGGACGGCCCAATAGCTTACCTCGGGGGCGCATCTTTTGCGGCAATACCCGCGATGCATTGCATCAAATCGCTCAGGCCAATCATGCCGACTGGTCAATTCAGGATGGCGAATTGCTGATGCTGCCTGCCCAACAGGTGTTAGCGGATGAAGCTGTTTTGATTTCACAAGATACCGGCATGATCGGCGCGCCTGAAGCGAGCGAAGACGGGCTGATCGTCACCACTTTACTGAATCCCGCCGTCCGCATCGGCGGCTTAGTGCGTGTGCACTCTGTCACCGAATCCTTCAATGGCGATTATAAAGTCGTCAGCGTCTCGCATTGCGGCGATACCTATGGCGATGAATGGCTCACAACAATAACGGCTGTAGGCGGTGCCTTTACGCCCATTAAGGATCCATCATGAAATGGCATACCCCTTCCCTCGATGCCGCTATTGAAGCCAGCATCACCGCCACACTTAAAAAGCTGCATGTCGCTTTGCCAGGTCGAATCGTGAGTTTTGATCCCAGCACGCAAACCGCTTCCGTGCAGCCCTTGATCGAGCAGATTTTACAGAACGAGCAAGCCGCGCCTCTGCCTATGCTCACCGATGTGCCGGTGCACTTTCCACGCGGCGGGGCCTTTGTCATGACCTTTCCGATTGCGCCAGGCGATGAATGCCTCATTCTCTTTGCTGAGCGATGCATCGATGGCTGGTTTGCCAGTGGGCAATCCAGCATTCCACTGGATTATCGCCTGCATGATCTCTCCGATGGCTTTGCGTTAGTCGGGTTTTCTTCTTTACCCAAAGTGATTCCCGATTTATCGAATGACGCAATGATGATGCGCACGCTCAATGGCAGCGCTTACTTTAAATTGGATCAGGCGGGGCATATGACGATCAAAGGCACCCAATTGACGATCCAATGCCCTGTCGTCGTTGAACAGCTTTTAACCTACCAAGCAGGTTTGAGCGGTACCGGCAGCGCAGCCGGCACCACCATTAGCGGCACGATCTCGCATAGCGGCGGTGAACTCATTTCCAATGGTGTGACGCTGCACGCTCACCGGCATGACGGCGTCAAAGCCGGTGGGGATTGCTCAGGTGGCCCACAATGAAAGTGCGGCGGCTCGATGCCAACCATGACTGGACCTTTGGACAAGGGCGAGCCAATTATGCAACCCTCGCTGAATCGGTCGCCCAGCGCGTCAAGTCTCGCTTATTGTCGTTTCAGGGTGATTGGTTTTTGGATTTAGAACATGGCTTGCCTTGGTTGCCCCACTTTGAGCGGCCTGCGGATTTGCGGCAGATTGAACACCTTGTGAAACGCACGATTTTACACACGCACGGGGTGCGCGAGCTGCTGAATTTAAAGGTGGAATGGGATGCCAGCACTCGCCGTCTAACGATGACTGCCCAGCTTAAAGATCACGATGATCAATTGATCAACATCACGAATTAGAGTCACCCCCAAAAAGCAAAAGCCCCGAACTGTAACCAGCAGCCGGGGCTTTTTTGTTCCCGCTTTTCAAACGAAACAAAAACATATGAGACATAAGGATATACGATTGACTTTCAAAATACTAGGAATATCGATGGAAACTGTCAATATCAAACCCAAAGAATTACGCAAAATATTACAGCTCGTGTTAGCGAGTCTCGCTATTTGGCGCTTGCCCGACATCATGACCGTCTTATTTTCGGGTATCTGCGCCCTTATCCAAACAATACGATAAATGGCTCAACTCACCGAACAAGGCTTCATCATTGAGCGATTGGATGCCAATCTCGCTCAACTCGATGCAGGCTTTCGCACGATCTATGGCGCGGACATCAATACCGAGCCGGATAGTCCTGATGGGCAAATCATTGGCCTCATCGCCCAAATCAAAACCGATCTGGAAGAGCTTGCTGAATCCATTTATAAAGCGCTCGATCCTGAAGCTGCCAGCGGCGTTTGGCTTGAACAGCGCGTCGCCTATGCCGGACTCACGCGCAGGCAAGCACGCCATAGCTATCTCCGCAATACGATCTTGACGGGCGAACCAGGCACAAGCATTCCGGCAGGCGCAGCCCTCACCGATCCGCATCATCGCCGTTGGATTGTCGTGACCGATACCACGCTGAATGAAAATGGCTCGGCGCACGCTGATTTAAGAAGCGAAGCACTTGGTGCCTTTCCTCTGCCCGCCCACACCGAACTCACCCTCGAAACGCTTTTTTTAGGCTGGCGCTCAGCTCAAAGCAGCCAAGCCGCAGAAGCTGGAGAAGAGGAAGAAACCGATGCTGAATTGCGACGCCGGTTCTTTATTAGCCGTGCAAAAGCGGCTCAAAACTCCGTCGATGGGATGATCGTTAAGTTGCTTCAACTCGCCGATGTTCGCCAAGCCGTCTGTTTAGAAAATAACACGGATCGAACCGATACGAATGGGGTACCCGCGCATAGCCTCAATATTATTGTAGAAGGCGGCTCGGATGCCGAGATTGCCCAAGTGATCTTTGAGAATAAAACCGCTGGCACAGGGCTACGCGGCGCAGTGCAAACGCACATTCTCGATAACAAGGGTATGACGCGCTCAATCCGCTTTGATCGGCCTGCGGTCATCGCTTGTGCTGCTTATCTCGAAGTGCGACGCAATGCCCATTTTACGGCGGTCGATGTCGAGGCAATTAAAGCCACTCTAACAAAAACCGCGTTCAGCATTGGCGAAACCGTGCTGCTCTCGCGCTTATACAGCCCCATCAATACCGTACAGGGGTTTTGGGTGGAAACACTCAACATTGGTCGACGCTGCACACCCCTCGCCGCCAACAATATTGAAATCGGCGTGCGCGAGATGGCCCGCTTTGCGGCTAACGATATTGAAGTCGTCGTGCTCTAAAAATCACACACCATGTCTTACGAATCACTGCTTATTTGGCAGTATAAGGGCAAGCCTAAAGCGCATGCCACCGCACAACTGATCGATCACTATTTTAGCGACACATGGCGCGGCCTCGCCGATTTACCCAATGCGCTCCATATTGAGACCGCTTCAGGCAAAAACCTAGACCTGGTAGGCCAACATGTCGGGCAATCTCGCATTTTAAAAGGACTCGCTCCACGCCACTTATTCAGCTTTGAACGCGCACCAGGCGCTAAAGGGTTGAGCCGAGCAGGTTTAGGCGGCGGCAAATGGTATCGCAAAGGCGATGTCATTACCGATTCCGTCGTGCTCGATGACGATGATTTTCGCTTTCTCATCAAATGCCGCATCGCCAAAAACCATATGACGGGCACCATCCCTGACATTACACACGCGCTGGATTTTATCTTTGGCGGGCAAGCCGCTGTTTATGACCAGTACGACATGAGTTTCACCGTCACCATTCGCAGCGATCAAATCACTGCCTTTAAACGCTATGCGATTCGGACTTTAGATATTCTGCCCCGACCCGCAGGCGCCAACGTCAACTATGTCGTTTTAGCCAACATTACCGCTTTCGGATTCGCCAACTCACCTGGCGCATTCGCTTTTAACCATGGAAAATTTGCGAGGTATTTATGACCCTTTATCAACGTCCTGATGAACACGTCTTTGCTGAGGGCGCGCGCCCTGGCGAAGTCCAACCCTTTCCCGATCTCTCCAGAGGATGGGGTATCGCCTTTGAGCAAACCGGCGGCATCCCACCTATGGAATGGTTCAATTTTATCGGCAAACGCACTGATGAAGCCATTCGCTATCTGATGCAAAGAGGCTTGCCTGAATGGTCCGATACTGAAGAGTATCCCGAAGGCAGCTATATTCAGCACGGCGGCAAAACCTATCGAGCCAAAGTAGCAAATCAAGGCAAAGTGCCTTCAACTGGCTTAGCCGAATGGGAAGAATGGGGCCTTACGCGTGAAGCCCTCGACGCACACTTTCATCCCAAAGACGGTGAATTGGCTTGGCCCAAAATCACTAAAACACCCACCACATTAGACGGTTACGGTATTACCGATGCCGCTACCGCTCAAGATGTGCAAAACCGCTTTTCCGAAATCCAACAGCGCTTTCATCCTAAAAATGGTCCATTGCCTTGGGCAAAAATTTCTGACAAACCCTCAACGCTCACCGGATACGGCATTACAGATGCTGCGCCCATTGCTAACCCAGCTTTCTCCGGCCAGCCTACCGCACCCACTCCGTCAGCTCAAGACAGGAGTACCCGTATCGCTACCACCGCTTCCACCTGGGCCACCCTTCTTAGCCTGTTCACTGGGCCAAACCGACAATCCTTTCAAGACAACGGATTCCAGAAACTTCCAGGCGGCCTCATTCTCCAATGGGGTTTCACCTCTACCCACGGCAATGGAATGTCTAATGTGATTTTCCCTGTCAAGTTTTCAACGAAATGTCTGGCCATTCATGGCACTCATCTCGGCACTGGATGTGCAACCGTCATCGAATATGTCGGGACTCGAACCAATATCGGCGCCACATTACGCACTCTCGATGAAAATGCCATGACCCGCGCAGGATGGGGCCTTCATTGGTTTGCTATTGGACATTAATTTGCCCTCTCATGTCTATTCTTCTGTTTTCTATTTAAACCCACTTCATAGTATGACTTTTTATTATTCAAAATCAGAACCCGGATTTTACTGCGTCGGGATACATGGCGATAACATCCCTAAAGATGCTGTCTCTATTACTCAAGAAGAGCACACCGCATTGCTCAATGCCCAATCCAAAGGTAAATGGATCCAGTCTAATGAGAACGGCTACCCAGTGGCTGTTGACCCGCCTCCACTTACCCCTGAGGAGTGGGCCGACATTAATTTACGCCGTCGACAAGCTCGGTTGAGTCAAGCGGCTTTAAAAGTTGCTCCTTTACAAGATGCC
The Mycoavidus cysteinexigens genome window above contains:
- a CDS encoding phage tail tape measure protein — protein: MVVDEFLFKLGVVADLNQAKQFRNTLSDVARKASVASAAVGALAGGLTAFFAKALNGLNTLNQAARETGVSAEYLQQLGFAAAQNGASLEAATASVRGLSKVIGEAADGIGRGARAFEHYGLSAKNANGSIKSVTQMMGELQKKMQRLSDPQRSAFLQKMGIDAAMVQTLRLSKAELHELMQEAHDLGIATQEQADRASAWGDAMARVNWIFKSLRTQIALGLAPQLLLLADRFKAFLLRHKELIRDGLRRFIDILFAAVQALVHTGSAMDCVIRHTIGWKAALWALVGVLAWVKRATMAAFIVNPVAWLAAAIAGLIVLIDDLMTHLRGGEASLARFWDWLGNGINYAQEAFAQCCNYLTRFQKTLAQVASKIKALINSTWAQLDQLIRQTWKSLLAKSTALVARLKTLFLSLLESARTLWTNITDGIAYAFETAFNRVQRAWDSVFGWISKGWAKLQASFRWMGEKLNLTQGIDIAQAVNLASASAHPAAHQSNTVTHHTTHHAQRTQQQTVNQDIKIHIASSDPIAAGRATVDALRQQRIATHNSHSAAKL
- a CDS encoding Gp138 family membrane-puncturing spike protein: MKWHTPSLDAAIEASITATLKKLHVALPGRIVSFDPSTQTASVQPLIEQILQNEQAAPLPMLTDVPVHFPRGGAFVMTFPIAPGDECLILFAERCIDGWFASGQSSIPLDYRLHDLSDGFALVGFSSLPKVIPDLSNDAMMMRTLNGSAYFKLDQAGHMTIKGTQLTIQCPVVVEQLLTYQAGLSGTGSAAGTTISGTISHSGGELISNGVTLHAHRHDGVKAGGDCSGGPQ
- a CDS encoding phage baseplate protein; this translates as MTVSVLHRRIGTVTLDATLAEQHQSVLRISENPIESGALIADHAALEPKQITITGIVTDYQPPITHQAGVNRAFLRQSPDFFNQLPLPTEVKAVTMQAASRMQRELGSTHALQQSIADSLEQARPLVPWLPAWSGIDSSTTQERVQQVYDALLELQRSIEPIEILTGAKLYSNMLLQSISLNQMQDGIAEFTITCREILIVSTQSIAGIQRQSGRARKQAAAKTQKGKVQLQPADKKKSLLKHLLG
- a CDS encoding phage baseplate plug family protein; the protein is MHLIPIDSAPYQEMTIAFKGHALRLTLRYNSLADYWAMDVFDLKRDRYTAQGLPLVVGVPILWRRPVEYCFILTDESGIGLDPVGGEDLGQRCFLYIVDKMQIPL
- a CDS encoding DUF3383 domain-containing protein, translating into MATSLPLSEIINVQLNVQPLAPSRRDFGVLNLMTPEAGQVFNDAHTLYAEYANANSVEQAFGSHSTTAQAARLFFAQTPRPKRLVVSRWVRIKRTLAATHSKLYGGPMTATLEQLKAISVGYFSIKVGSSLKNYSKINLSSANTHEEIATLITAKTSADKLTVRWDSTGHRFIVEADQAGASRTLSLMNSDGQPLTVSSSPSYLGTLLKLDSADAYSVAGTDAVTLEAQSLTEALSQLEARFNHWYALNILHPLTDVQIKEVANWVLAADKKILGLTTSNPQHLEPNFLNVFKQLADQKNERVVALYDKDNPHAVLSWLARALSVNFAGNNTTITMKFKQLPGVTPHPLTLTEASQCKALGINYYTYFDETAMVAEGTVLGGRFFDEVHSLDWFVDAVQKEVIATLHRSPTKIPLSDAGTHQLLAAVESVCREGVRNGAFAAGVWRGDPFGHCHTGERLEEGFYVWVDTVDRLSSSDREARKAPPIQVALKLAGAIHAADILVNFDR
- a CDS encoding phage neck terminator protein: MAITTQQQFDMKALRSLLREVLSLPSGAVRPSYQAGPSGTEPCVIVSVLTSVEIGTTRREFDGAHEIERLSTARLTTVSIEAFGNNAYALMQTLTTLLQASSTQSMLRTRLNAGLVTLSPLRDLTTVMGSGPEERAQFDATFSHTHIVDIEQHRIEHASVLTRSNI
- a CDS encoding tail fiber assembly protein codes for the protein MTFYYSKSEPGFYCVGIHGDNIPKDAVSITQEEHTALLNAQSKGKWIQSNENGYPVAVDPPPLTPEEWADINLRRRQARLSQAALKVAPLQDAVDLNIATDDEKQLLKEWKLYRVALNRIEQHSSLSAEIEWPKPPDEN
- a CDS encoding phage tail assembly chaperone, which codes for MNTHQFELDSITYRMTPANAMAGWTALKQAGKLLEGIKVSQESHLEIGTLLAHLGSPQVAEIERLIYEHTTVQANQDKPFRLAHQLETHFNQHRSHLIRILLEGCKVQFADFFKGGAWNSLSALMPTPVQT
- a CDS encoding phage structural protein, with product MSTIFSPRDVSVLINGVRLADWSDGNDVIQAKLNADAGSYTMGANGTGVFIANPDQSGTLTLKIKQHSPDNHYLDRLFKQQRSTLKTFTPMTLSIVDLLNDDKVSGLNGYFTTSPDYTRGMGHNAVTWTLVFEQLTITLEKGLARS
- a CDS encoding baseplate J/gp47 family protein; protein product: MAQLTEQGFIIERLDANLAQLDAGFRTIYGADINTEPDSPDGQIIGLIAQIKTDLEELAESIYKALDPEAASGVWLEQRVAYAGLTRRQARHSYLRNTILTGEPGTSIPAGAALTDPHHRRWIVVTDTTLNENGSAHADLRSEALGAFPLPAHTELTLETLFLGWRSAQSSQAAEAGEEEETDAELRRRFFISRAKAAQNSVDGMIVKLLQLADVRQAVCLENNTDRTDTNGVPAHSLNIIVEGGSDAEIAQVIFENKTAGTGLRGAVQTHILDNKGMTRSIRFDRPAVIACAAYLEVRRNAHFTAVDVEAIKATLTKTAFSIGETVLLSRLYSPINTVQGFWVETLNIGRRCTPLAANNIEIGVREMARFAANDIEVVVL
- a CDS encoding DUF2612 domain-containing protein, with translation MSYESLLIWQYKGKPKAHATAQLIDHYFSDTWRGLADLPNALHIETASGKNLDLVGQHVGQSRILKGLAPRHLFSFERAPGAKGLSRAGLGGGKWYRKGDVITDSVVLDDDDFRFLIKCRIAKNHMTGTIPDITHALDFIFGGQAAVYDQYDMSFTVTIRSDQITAFKRYAIRTLDILPRPAGANVNYVVLANITAFGFANSPGAFAFNHGKFARYL
- a CDS encoding gp53-like domain-containing protein, with the protein product MTLYQRPDEHVFAEGARPGEVQPFPDLSRGWGIAFEQTGGIPPMEWFNFIGKRTDEAIRYLMQRGLPEWSDTEEYPEGSYIQHGGKTYRAKVANQGKVPSTGLAEWEEWGLTREALDAHFHPKDGELAWPKITKTPTTLDGYGITDAATAQDVQNRFSEIQQRFHPKNGPLPWAKISDKPSTLTGYGITDAAPIANPAFSGQPTAPTPSAQDRSTRIATTASTWATLLSLFTGPNRQSFQDNGFQKLPGGLILQWGFTSTHGNGMSNVIFPVKFSTKCLAIHGTHLGTGCATVIEYVGTRTNIGATLRTLDENAMTRAGWGLHWFAIGH
- a CDS encoding phage protein, with translation MKQFGRRYQLALGNPHDGLFIDALRVSFDITKTIDAKPNPAQICIWNLNRTHLNQLLSGTFKRIALSVGYAELRLLYTGDILKATLQRDGLDSILVLECADGDTDYRTARVSLTLKAGTSDQQAIQQLAQSLDQTQLGTVAQGRPNSLPRGRIFCGNTRDALHQIAQANHADWSIQDGELLMLPAQQVLADEAVLISQDTGMIGAPEASEDGLIVTTLLNPAVRIGGLVRVHSVTESFNGDYKVVSVSHCGDTYGDEWLTTITAVGGAFTPIKDPS